In Paraburkholderia phenazinium, the following are encoded in one genomic region:
- a CDS encoding HU family DNA-binding protein, with protein MNKTELIDHIAQQADISKAAAGRALDAVIGGVKGTLKKGGSVTLVGFGTFAVGKRTARTGRNPRTGAAIKIKAAKVPKFRPGKALKDALN; from the coding sequence ATGAATAAAACGGAATTGATCGATCACATCGCACAGCAAGCCGACATTTCGAAAGCGGCGGCAGGGCGTGCGCTTGATGCCGTGATCGGTGGCGTCAAAGGGACCTTGAAGAAGGGCGGTTCGGTGACGCTGGTCGGCTTCGGTACGTTCGCGGTCGGCAAGCGTACGGCGCGCACCGGTCGCAATCCGCGCACGGGTGCCGCGATCAAGATCAAGGCGGCCAAGGTGCCGAAATTTAGGCCTGGCAAAGCGCTAAAAGATGCGCTAAACTAA
- the lon gene encoding endopeptidase La has protein sequence MSGTQLLPPERTTLPLLPLRDVVVFPHMVIPLFVGRPKSIKALEAAMEGGKHIMLVAQKTAAKDEPTEKDMYEVGCIANILQMLKLPDGTVKVLVEGLQRAKTLSIEEQETQFSCEVMPLEPDHADSAETEALRRAIVSQFDQYVKLNKKIPPEILTSLSGIDEAGRLADTIAAHLPLKLDQKQHILEMFPVIERLEHLLAQLEAEIDILQVEKRIRGRVKRQMEKSQREYYLNEQVKAIQKELGEGEEGADLEELEKRITAARMPKEAKKKADAELKKLKLMSPMSAEATVVRNYIDTLIGLPWRKKSKVNNDLSNAERVLDEDHFGLEKVKERILEYLAVQQRVDKVKAPILCLVGPPGVGKTSLGQSIARATNRKFVRMALGGVRDEAEIRGHRRTYIGSMPGKILQSLTKVGVRNPLFLLDEVDKMGQDFRGDPSSALLEVLDPEQNHTFADHYVEVDFDLSDVMFVATSNSLNIPPPLLDRMEVIRLSGYTEDEKVSIAQRYLLPKQKKNNGLKEGEVDVTETAIRDIIRYYTREAGVRSLEREISKICRKVVKMLLLKKAEGAVKVDGTNLDTFLGVRKYDFGLAAKENQVGQVTGLAWTEVGGDLLTIEAAVMPGKGNVTRTGSLGDVMKESVEAARTVVRSRSRRLGVKDEAFEKQDIHIHVPEGATPKDGPSAGIAMTTALVSVLTGIPVRANVAMTGEITLRGEVLPIGGLKEKLLAAHRGGIKLVLIPEENTKDLTEIPDNVKNAIEIVPVRWIDKVLELALERVPQPLPDEEPKPAAPVAAEAGKDAATEVVKH, from the coding sequence ATGTCAGGAACCCAACTCCTTCCGCCGGAACGCACTACGCTCCCGCTGCTCCCGCTGCGTGATGTAGTCGTTTTCCCGCACATGGTGATTCCGCTCTTCGTAGGCCGCCCGAAGTCGATCAAGGCTCTCGAAGCAGCGATGGAAGGCGGCAAGCACATCATGCTCGTCGCCCAGAAGACGGCTGCGAAAGATGAGCCGACCGAAAAGGACATGTACGAAGTAGGATGTATTGCCAACATCCTGCAAATGCTGAAGCTGCCGGATGGCACCGTGAAGGTGCTCGTCGAAGGCTTGCAGCGCGCGAAGACGCTCTCGATCGAAGAGCAGGAAACGCAGTTTTCGTGCGAAGTCATGCCGCTCGAACCCGACCACGCCGACAGCGCTGAAACTGAAGCGCTGCGCCGCGCGATCGTGTCGCAGTTCGACCAGTACGTGAAGCTGAACAAGAAGATCCCGCCGGAGATTCTGACCTCGCTTTCGGGCATCGACGAAGCCGGCCGTCTGGCCGACACAATCGCCGCGCATCTGCCGCTCAAGCTCGATCAGAAGCAACACATCCTCGAGATGTTCCCGGTCATCGAGCGCCTCGAGCATCTGCTCGCGCAACTCGAAGCCGAGATCGACATCCTGCAGGTGGAAAAGCGCATCCGCGGGCGCGTGAAGCGCCAGATGGAGAAGAGCCAGCGCGAGTACTACCTGAACGAACAGGTCAAGGCCATCCAGAAGGAATTGGGCGAAGGCGAAGAGGGTGCGGATCTCGAAGAACTCGAGAAGCGCATCACCGCCGCGCGTATGCCGAAGGAAGCCAAGAAAAAGGCGGACGCCGAGCTGAAGAAGCTCAAGCTAATGTCGCCGATGTCGGCGGAAGCCACCGTCGTGCGCAACTACATCGACACGCTGATCGGCTTGCCGTGGCGCAAGAAGAGCAAGGTCAACAACGACCTCTCGAATGCGGAACGCGTGCTCGACGAAGACCACTTCGGTCTCGAGAAAGTCAAAGAACGCATTCTCGAATATCTTGCTGTCCAACAACGCGTGGATAAGGTGAAAGCGCCGATCCTCTGCCTCGTTGGGCCTCCGGGTGTCGGCAAGACGTCGCTGGGTCAATCGATTGCACGCGCAACGAATCGCAAGTTCGTGCGTATGGCGCTCGGTGGCGTGCGCGACGAGGCCGAGATTCGCGGCCACCGCCGGACCTACATCGGTTCGATGCCCGGCAAGATCCTGCAAAGCCTGACCAAGGTCGGCGTGCGCAATCCGCTCTTCCTGCTCGACGAAGTCGACAAGATGGGCCAGGATTTCCGCGGCGACCCGTCGTCGGCATTGCTGGAAGTGCTTGATCCGGAGCAGAACCATACGTTCGCCGACCACTACGTCGAAGTCGACTTCGATCTGTCGGACGTGATGTTTGTGGCGACGTCGAACTCGCTGAACATTCCGCCGCCGCTGCTCGACCGGATGGAAGTGATCCGTCTGTCGGGTTATACGGAAGACGAGAAGGTCAGCATCGCGCAACGCTATCTGTTGCCGAAGCAGAAGAAGAACAACGGCCTGAAGGAAGGCGAGGTCGACGTCACGGAAACTGCGATCCGCGACATCATTCGTTACTACACGCGTGAAGCGGGCGTGCGTTCGCTCGAGCGTGAAATCTCGAAGATCTGCCGCAAGGTCGTGAAGATGCTTCTGCTGAAGAAGGCAGAAGGCGCGGTGAAGGTCGACGGTACCAATCTCGACACCTTCCTCGGCGTGCGCAAGTACGACTTCGGTCTGGCAGCGAAGGAAAACCAGGTCGGCCAGGTCACGGGTCTCGCGTGGACGGAAGTGGGCGGCGATCTGCTGACCATCGAAGCCGCGGTGATGCCGGGTAAGGGCAATGTGACTCGCACGGGTTCGCTTGGCGACGTGATGAAGGAATCCGTCGAAGCGGCACGTACGGTGGTCCGTTCGCGCTCGCGCCGCCTGGGTGTCAAGGACGAAGCGTTCGAGAAGCAGGACATTCACATTCACGTGCCGGAAGGCGCGACGCCGAAGGACGGTCCGTCCGCCGGTATCGCGATGACGACCGCGCTGGTGTCGGTGCTGACCGGTATTCCGGTGCGCGCCAATGTCGCGATGACGGGCGAAATCACGCTGCGTGGTGAAGTGTTGCCGATCGGCGGCCTGAAGGAAAAGCTGCTCGCAGCGCATCGCGGCGGCATCAAGCTGGTGCTGATTCCGGAAGAAAACACCAAGGATCTGACGGAGATTCCGGACAACGTGAAGAATGCAATCGAGATCGTGCCGGTCCGTTGGATCGACAAGGTGCTCGAACTTGCACTCGAACGTGTGCCGCAACCGTTGCCGGACGAAGAGCCGAAGCCTGCTGCGCCGGTCGCGGCGGAGGCCGGCAAAGACGCCGCAACGGAAGTGGTGAAGCATTAA
- a CDS encoding FAD-dependent oxidoreductase, giving the protein MDVIVIGGGIAGVATAYQLRAAGHRVCVVERFATVAQGATYGHGGTVLPTPLDVWFGPTFMHSRQGAKSGVIRKTGFNGAARLFEKQLSSWQEPQAFSRQYGLLRPLIEASRDAMADVEARFGLEFEQSNGVLYLTRSAQEWQQTQPALELLRQYEVPHHVLTPAECAAFEHSVPTDPEFAGGVLFDQERTANCPLFTKLIKQTLDTQGGVQFMLNREVEAIRLDGQRAAVELAPRLGELTSSREVDVINADAIVVAAGTGTLPLLERLGLRVPLHPLRLHTLSAPIAHEECAPHVAIVDAVKRITITRMNHRLRIAGGAVLQGAGQADKPLSEAVTKDALALLGQATHDWIPGAAKISAALSWDGLKLLSPDGLPLVGNALHPRLFVNAGHGPAGWGLACGAARLVADLIGGVTPELPADTLAALRPERFGR; this is encoded by the coding sequence ATGGATGTCATCGTCATTGGCGGCGGAATTGCGGGCGTCGCCACCGCTTATCAGTTGCGTGCTGCCGGCCACCGCGTATGCGTAGTCGAACGCTTTGCGACGGTCGCGCAAGGCGCGACCTACGGCCACGGCGGCACCGTGCTGCCCACGCCGCTCGACGTCTGGTTTGGCCCGACCTTCATGCACAGCCGCCAGGGCGCCAAAAGCGGCGTGATCCGCAAAACGGGGTTTAACGGCGCCGCGCGCCTGTTCGAAAAACAGTTGTCCAGCTGGCAGGAACCGCAGGCCTTCAGCCGGCAATATGGGCTGCTGCGGCCGCTGATCGAGGCCTCGCGCGACGCGATGGCTGACGTGGAAGCCCGGTTCGGACTCGAATTCGAACAGTCGAACGGCGTGCTGTACCTCACGCGCTCGGCGCAGGAATGGCAGCAGACCCAGCCGGCGCTCGAGTTGCTGCGCCAATACGAAGTCCCGCACCACGTGCTGACGCCCGCCGAGTGCGCCGCGTTCGAACATTCGGTGCCGACCGACCCGGAGTTCGCCGGCGGCGTCCTGTTCGATCAGGAACGCACCGCGAACTGCCCGCTCTTCACCAAGCTCATCAAGCAGACGCTCGACACCCAGGGCGGCGTCCAGTTCATGCTGAACCGCGAAGTCGAGGCCATCCGGCTCGACGGGCAACGCGCGGCCGTCGAACTGGCGCCGCGGCTGGGCGAACTCACCTCGAGCCGCGAAGTCGACGTGATCAACGCCGATGCCATCGTGGTCGCGGCCGGTACCGGCACGCTGCCGCTGCTCGAGCGGCTCGGCTTGCGCGTGCCGTTGCATCCGTTGCGCCTGCATACGCTGTCCGCGCCGATTGCCCATGAGGAATGCGCGCCGCATGTGGCGATCGTCGATGCCGTGAAGCGCATCACCATCACCCGCATGAACCACCGGCTGCGCATCGCCGGCGGCGCGGTGCTGCAAGGCGCAGGCCAGGCCGACAAGCCGCTCTCCGAGGCGGTCACCAAGGATGCTCTGGCGCTGCTCGGCCAGGCCACGCACGACTGGATTCCAGGCGCGGCCAAAATTTCGGCGGCGCTGTCGTGGGATGGACTCAAGCTGCTGTCCCCGGATGGCTTGCCGCTGGTCGGCAATGCGTTGCATCCGCGCCTGTTCGTCAACGCCGGGCATGGACCGGCCGGCTGGGGACTCGCTTGCGGGGCCGCCAGGCTGGTGGCGGATCTGATCGGCGGCGTCACGCCGGAACTGCCGGCGGACACGCTCGCCGCGTTGCGGCCGGAGCGCTTCGGGCGCTGA
- a CDS encoding NAD(P)H-hydrate dehydratase: MTEATPAAHAAPAAPAARSLASELLNPHDLPLALYSVAELRAIEADAMAGLPPHTLMARAGHAAARFLREQIAHDNAAAATATVWVAAGHGNNGGDALVLAAELQRAGIAVEVCMPVEVKPDDARWALAEARAAGVAITAAPPASFERYGWLVDGMFGIGLARPLEGIFASLAHSLSQRARQGRVLALDVPSGLDSDTGNAVGAGAAVRATHTVTFIGAKPGLFMASGRDLAGIVTLAPIDVEHVTSAARTAVQLNAPALFARFLPARDFSTNKGSFGSLAVVGGDTGMCGAPILAARAALHTGAGKIHVALLGAGAPPYDPPHPELMLHPVDDLPLDKMDALAIGCGMGNRERASQVLNDVLALDVPKLLDADALNLLAVDASLAARVAARGAQGDPCVLTPHPLEAARLLGCDAPAVQRDRLAAARALTARFASVIVLKGTGTVIAAPDGRFAVNPTGNAALATGGTGDVLGGIIGALLAQRLPPYEAALAGVYLHGLAADTLTAQGDGPAGLTAGELAPMVRKLLNRMFYSG; encoded by the coding sequence ATGACTGAAGCCACCCCTGCCGCGCATGCCGCACCCGCCGCGCCCGCTGCACGCTCCCTTGCCTCCGAACTGCTGAACCCGCACGATCTCCCGCTCGCGCTTTATAGCGTCGCCGAGTTGCGCGCGATCGAGGCCGATGCCATGGCCGGCTTGCCGCCGCATACACTGATGGCGCGTGCCGGCCACGCCGCCGCCCGCTTTCTGCGCGAGCAGATCGCGCACGACAACGCAGCCGCAGCCACGGCCACGGTCTGGGTCGCAGCAGGCCACGGCAATAACGGCGGCGACGCGCTGGTGCTTGCCGCCGAATTGCAGCGCGCGGGCATCGCGGTAGAAGTCTGCATGCCGGTCGAGGTCAAACCGGACGACGCCCGCTGGGCACTCGCCGAGGCGCGTGCCGCCGGCGTAGCGATCACGGCTGCCCCACCCGCATCGTTCGAACGCTATGGCTGGCTGGTCGACGGCATGTTCGGCATCGGCCTCGCCCGGCCGCTCGAAGGCATCTTCGCGAGCCTCGCGCACAGCCTGTCGCAACGCGCGAGGCAAGGCCGGGTGCTGGCGCTCGATGTCCCGAGCGGGCTCGACAGCGACACCGGCAACGCAGTCGGCGCAGGCGCCGCAGTGCGCGCCACGCATACCGTCACCTTCATCGGCGCGAAGCCGGGTCTCTTCATGGCCTCGGGGCGCGACCTGGCGGGCATCGTGACGCTCGCGCCAATCGACGTGGAACACGTGACCAGCGCCGCCCGCACGGCGGTGCAACTGAACGCCCCGGCGCTCTTCGCCCGCTTCCTGCCGGCGCGCGATTTCTCGACCAACAAGGGTTCCTTCGGCAGCCTCGCGGTGGTCGGCGGCGACACCGGCATGTGCGGCGCGCCGATCCTTGCGGCGCGCGCCGCGCTGCACACCGGCGCGGGAAAAATCCACGTCGCGCTGCTCGGCGCGGGCGCCCCGCCCTACGATCCGCCGCATCCGGAACTGATGCTGCATCCCGTCGACGATCTGCCGCTCGACAAGATGGACGCGCTGGCGATCGGCTGCGGCATGGGCAACCGCGAGCGCGCCAGCCAGGTGCTCAACGACGTGCTGGCGCTCGATGTCCCCAAACTGCTCGATGCCGACGCCTTGAACCTGCTGGCCGTGGATGCCTCACTGGCGGCCAGGGTCGCGGCGCGCGGCGCGCAGGGCGACCCGTGCGTGCTCACGCCGCATCCGCTCGAAGCGGCGCGCCTGCTCGGCTGCGACGCGCCCGCCGTGCAGCGCGACCGGTTGGCCGCGGCGCGCGCCCTGACGGCGCGCTTTGCCAGCGTGATCGTGCTGAAGGGAACCGGCACGGTCATCGCCGCGCCGGATGGCCGGTTTGCCGTCAATCCGACCGGCAACGCCGCGCTCGCGACAGGCGGCACGGGTGACGTGCTTGGCGGCATCATTGGCGCCTTGCTGGCGCAGCGCTTGCCGCCATACGAGGCGGCGTTGGCGGGCGTCTATCTGCACGGCCTCGCCGCCGACACGCTGACGGCGCAGGGCGACGGTCCGGCCGGCCTGACAGCGGGCGAGCTGGCGCCGATGGTGCGCAAGTTGCTAAACCGGATGTTCTATTCGGGTTGA
- a CDS encoding arylesterase — protein sequence MVRRRLKVRLTAPRAAALNTAFGMVMLAATLPLAAHAATPPETAKPVIMVLGDSISAEYGLPHDTGWVALMRERLASERIDYSVANASISGDTTSGGRARMPELMLRLKPSIVIVELGANDALRGVPLSTTEDNLRTIVEEAQQGHAKVVLVGMYVPPNYGPDYTQKFHGLYEQLSKELHTSLVPFLLAGIADKPEMFQSDQMHPTQQAQPVLLDNVWTTLKPLLHSSSSH from the coding sequence ATGGTGAGGCGTAGGTTGAAAGTGCGCCTGACGGCGCCGCGCGCCGCCGCGTTGAACACAGCCTTCGGCATGGTCATGCTGGCCGCGACGCTGCCGCTCGCGGCTCATGCCGCCACGCCACCGGAGACGGCCAAACCCGTCATCATGGTGCTCGGCGACAGCATCTCCGCCGAGTACGGCCTGCCGCACGACACGGGTTGGGTCGCGCTCATGCGCGAGCGTCTGGCGAGTGAGCGCATCGATTATAGCGTTGCGAACGCAAGCATCAGCGGCGACACCACCAGCGGCGGACGCGCCCGCATGCCCGAGCTGATGCTGCGGCTCAAGCCCAGCATCGTGATTGTCGAGCTGGGCGCCAACGACGCGCTGCGCGGCGTCCCGCTTTCGACCACCGAAGACAACTTGCGCACGATCGTCGAAGAAGCACAACAAGGTCATGCGAAGGTCGTGCTGGTCGGCATGTACGTGCCACCCAATTACGGCCCGGACTACACGCAAAAGTTCCACGGCCTGTATGAACAGTTGTCGAAGGAACTCCACACGTCGCTCGTGCCGTTCCTCCTCGCAGGCATCGCGGACAAACCGGAAATGTTCCAGTCCGATCAGATGCATCCCACCCAGCAGGCACAGCCCGTGCTACTCGATAACGTGTGGACGACACTCAAACCCCTGCTGCACAGCAGCTCCTCACACTGA
- a CDS encoding ABC transporter ATP-binding protein, whose protein sequence is MQKKTDPVIEVRGLCKRVKDATGELTILDHIDLSIEGGSSVAIVGASGSGKSTLLGLLAGLDSATSGSVRLLGQELTELSEDERAALRNGSVGFVFQSFQLMPHLTALENVTLPLELQGGITTRDAAARARGLLEQVGLGQRTRHYPKLLSGGEQQRVALARAFVTHPAILFADEPTGSLDAATGHAVIDLMFEMNRANGATLILVTHDIELARRCDTTVTIEAGRLA, encoded by the coding sequence ATGCAAAAGAAAACTGATCCAGTCATCGAAGTGCGGGGGTTGTGCAAGAGGGTTAAGGATGCAACGGGCGAGCTAACGATTCTTGATCATATCGATCTTTCAATCGAAGGCGGCAGCAGCGTGGCCATTGTCGGCGCATCCGGGTCCGGCAAGTCTACGCTGCTAGGTTTGCTCGCAGGATTGGACAGCGCGACCTCAGGGTCGGTTCGGCTGCTGGGCCAGGAACTCACCGAGTTGAGCGAGGACGAGCGCGCGGCGTTGCGCAACGGCTCGGTCGGCTTCGTGTTCCAGTCGTTTCAGTTGATGCCGCATTTGACGGCGCTCGAGAACGTGACCTTGCCGCTGGAGTTGCAAGGCGGCATCACGACGCGCGATGCCGCCGCGCGTGCGCGTGGCCTGCTCGAACAGGTGGGACTGGGACAGCGCACCCGTCACTATCCCAAGCTGTTGTCGGGGGGCGAGCAGCAACGTGTCGCACTTGCACGCGCCTTTGTCACCCATCCGGCTATTCTGTTTGCCGATGAACCCACCGGCAGTCTCGACGCCGCAACCGGACACGCGGTCATCGATCTGATGTTCGAGATGAACCGGGCCAACGGCGCAACCTTGATTCTGGTCACGCACGACATCGAACTCGCGCGTCGTTGCGATACCACGGTGACGATCGAGGCGGGGCGGCTCGCCTGA
- the pgi gene encoding glucose-6-phosphate isomerase — MTLNSLPAWSSLQAHYEQIRDAHMRDWFAPANDPAPTRAERFAFSGAGLTADFSKHRITDATLKLLVQVAREAGVEKRRDAMFAGEIVNPTEGRAVLHTALRASDPKAPFHAEVMAERAKMAAFSDQVRSGAWTGYTGKRIRYVVNIGIGGSDLGPKMVVHALHHLATPEIKSYFVSNVDGADLYRVLQEIDPEETLAIIVSKTFTTLETMTNARSLRDWFIEKGCPESALAKHFVGVSANPAEVVKFGIAKENVFEMWDWVGGRYSLWSAVGLSIMIAIGPKQFDELLAGANDMDQHFRDTPLERNLPVLMGMIGIWYRNFFGSQSYLVAPYSEAMHYLPSYLQQLEMESNGKSARLDGAMVDYPTSAVTWGEPGTNGQHAFFQMLHQGPTIVPIDFVAVLTPEHPLVSHHPKLLANCFAQSEALMLGRTLEEAKKVAGPDKPELAPHLVFPGNRPTSTLILEALTARSLGALIALYEHKVLVQGTVWNINSFDQWGVELGKILGKVVEADLTSASVDGGKHDSSTSALIARARAALKR; from the coding sequence ATGACGTTGAACTCGCTCCCCGCCTGGTCCTCGCTGCAAGCCCATTACGAACAGATTCGCGATGCGCATATGCGCGACTGGTTCGCCCCGGCGAACGATCCCGCTCCGACCCGTGCCGAACGCTTCGCGTTTTCCGGCGCAGGTCTTACGGCCGATTTCTCGAAGCATCGCATCACCGACGCAACCCTCAAGCTGCTCGTGCAGGTGGCGCGTGAAGCCGGTGTCGAAAAACGCCGCGACGCGATGTTCGCCGGCGAAATCGTCAATCCGACGGAAGGCCGCGCCGTCCTGCACACCGCGCTGCGCGCGAGCGATCCGAAGGCGCCGTTTCACGCCGAGGTCATGGCGGAGCGCGCCAAGATGGCTGCGTTTTCCGACCAGGTGCGCAGCGGCGCCTGGACCGGCTATACCGGCAAGCGGATCCGCTATGTGGTGAACATCGGCATCGGCGGCTCGGATCTCGGTCCGAAGATGGTCGTGCACGCGCTGCACCACCTGGCCACGCCGGAGATCAAGAGCTACTTCGTGTCGAACGTCGACGGCGCCGATCTGTACCGCGTCCTTCAGGAGATCGATCCGGAAGAGACGCTCGCCATCATCGTTTCGAAGACCTTCACCACGCTCGAAACCATGACGAACGCGCGCTCGCTGCGCGACTGGTTCATCGAGAAAGGTTGCCCGGAAAGCGCGCTGGCGAAACACTTCGTCGGCGTGTCGGCGAATCCGGCCGAGGTCGTCAAGTTCGGCATCGCGAAAGAGAACGTCTTCGAGATGTGGGACTGGGTAGGCGGGCGCTATTCGCTGTGGTCGGCGGTCGGCCTGTCGATCATGATCGCAATCGGCCCGAAGCAGTTCGACGAACTGCTCGCCGGCGCGAACGACATGGACCAGCACTTCCGCGACACGCCGCTCGAACGCAACCTGCCGGTGCTGATGGGCATGATCGGCATCTGGTATCGCAACTTCTTCGGCTCGCAGAGCTATCTGGTGGCGCCGTATTCCGAGGCAATGCACTATCTGCCGTCGTATCTGCAGCAACTGGAGATGGAAAGCAACGGCAAGTCCGCGCGGCTCGACGGCGCAATGGTCGACTACCCCACTTCAGCCGTGACGTGGGGCGAACCGGGCACGAACGGCCAGCACGCCTTCTTCCAGATGCTGCACCAAGGTCCGACGATCGTGCCGATCGACTTCGTCGCCGTGCTCACGCCCGAGCATCCGCTGGTCAGCCATCATCCGAAGCTGCTGGCTAACTGCTTCGCGCAAAGCGAAGCGCTGATGCTGGGCCGCACGCTGGAAGAAGCGAAGAAGGTGGCGGGTCCGGACAAGCCGGAACTCGCACCGCACCTGGTGTTCCCGGGCAATCGTCCCACCAGCACGCTGATCCTCGAGGCGCTCACGGCGCGTTCGCTCGGCGCGCTGATCGCACTCTACGAACACAAGGTGCTGGTCCAGGGAACGGTGTGGAACATCAACTCGTTCGACCAATGGGGCGTCGAGTTGGGCAAGATCCTCGGCAAGGTAGTCGAGGCCGATCTGACCTCGGCGAGCGTCGACGGCGGCAAGCACGACTCGTCGACCTCGGCGCTGATCGCCCGGGCGCGTGCGGCTTTGAAGCGTTGA
- a CDS encoding SurA N-terminal domain-containing protein: MLDFFRNHKRLMMFMLILVIVPGLGFVGIQGFRGFFDESANVASVNGHKITRAEYDDAMRQQLDRARQMLGGQFDAKMFDTPERRKEMLDSLIEQRVLADETQRLHLTASDDAVRRTLLSDPVISSLKNPDGSIDVNRYKELLAMQGMTPDQYDERVRYTLATQQLPGSIEGSAFTSKTLAQNLTALAEQQREVQGLAFNPHDYVAKVQPTDAQLQAYYDAHRNDFATPATATIQYLVMSPAALAAGLQPTDADLKKFYDDNIAHYQTAAQMRASLILVAVAPNASADDKTKAKQRADALLAQVKAHPDDFAKVAEQSSQDPASASKGGDLGYFGRGMMAGGQAFDDAAFKLKKDEISDVVPTDVGYLILKATDVKPSVTQPFDTVKDAIAKDLKTQLAGKAFSDDSDGFTSVVYEQAKSLQPAADKYKLQIQTATVTPQPNAALPPGSPLNNAKFLSAVFANDSVQAHNNTQAIDVGNNTLIAAHVTDYKPAAVPPLDTVKDAVRQKVIAVQADESAHKDGIAKLAELQKSNASTGFSAPLKVSRNDAQGLPPAALSAIYKADAQKLPAYVGVDLGDAGYAVYRVNAVVPGAPIDPQRLVAAQQQIAQAEAQSEVEAYVQALRARSKVKFYGSLDSAQAGGD, translated from the coding sequence ATGCTCGATTTCTTCCGCAATCACAAACGCCTGATGATGTTCATGCTCATCCTGGTCATCGTACCGGGGTTGGGTTTTGTGGGTATTCAAGGCTTCCGTGGCTTCTTTGACGAAAGTGCAAACGTCGCCAGCGTCAACGGTCACAAGATCACCCGGGCCGAGTACGACGACGCGATGCGTCAGCAGTTGGATCGAGCGCGCCAGATGCTCGGTGGACAGTTCGACGCGAAGATGTTCGATACGCCCGAGCGCCGCAAGGAAATGCTCGACAGCCTGATCGAGCAGCGCGTGCTGGCCGATGAAACGCAGCGTTTGCATCTGACCGCCTCGGACGACGCGGTGCGCCGCACGTTGCTGAGCGATCCGGTCATCTCGTCGCTCAAGAATCCTGACGGTTCCATCGATGTGAACCGCTACAAGGAACTGCTCGCCATGCAGGGCATGACGCCCGATCAATATGACGAGCGCGTGCGCTACACGCTGGCCACGCAGCAGTTGCCGGGCAGCATCGAGGGCAGCGCCTTTACGTCGAAGACGCTCGCACAGAATCTGACCGCGCTTGCCGAGCAGCAGCGCGAAGTGCAGGGGCTGGCATTCAATCCTCACGACTACGTGGCAAAGGTGCAGCCGACTGACGCGCAATTGCAGGCCTACTACGACGCGCATCGCAACGATTTCGCTACGCCCGCTACGGCCACCATTCAGTATCTGGTGATGTCGCCGGCGGCGCTGGCCGCAGGTCTGCAACCCACGGATGCCGATCTGAAGAAGTTCTACGACGACAACATCGCCCACTATCAGACCGCTGCGCAAATGCGTGCGAGCCTGATCCTGGTCGCGGTTGCGCCGAACGCAAGCGCGGACGACAAGACCAAGGCGAAGCAGAGGGCGGACGCGCTGCTGGCGCAAGTCAAGGCGCACCCGGACGACTTCGCGAAGGTCGCTGAGCAGAGCTCGCAAGACCCGGCTTCGGCCTCGAAGGGCGGCGACCTCGGCTACTTCGGCCGCGGCATGATGGCCGGCGGCCAGGCGTTCGACGACGCCGCGTTCAAGCTGAAGAAGGACGAGATCAGCGACGTCGTGCCGACAGACGTGGGCTATCTGATCCTGAAGGCGACGGACGTGAAGCCGTCGGTCACGCAGCCGTTCGACACGGTGAAGGACGCCATCGCGAAGGATCTGAAGACGCAACTGGCGGGCAAGGCATTCAGCGACGATTCGGATGGCTTTACGTCGGTGGTGTATGAGCAGGCCAAGAGCCTGCAACCGGCAGCCGACAAATACAAGCTGCAGATCCAGACCGCCACGGTGACGCCGCAACCGAACGCAGCGTTGCCGCCGGGCAGCCCGCTGAACAACGCCAAGTTCCTGAGCGCCGTGTTTGCGAATGACTCGGTTCAGGCGCATAACAACACGCAAGCTATCGATGTCGGCAACAACACGTTGATCGCAGCTCACGTCACCGACTACAAGCCGGCTGCCGTGCCTCCGCTCGACACGGTCAAGGACGCGGTGCGCCAGAAGGTTATCGCCGTTCAGGCGGACGAGTCGGCGCATAAGGACGGCATCGCGAAACTCGCCGAGTTGCAGAAGTCGAATGCAAGCACCGGCTTCTCGGCGCCGCTGAAGGTCTCGCGCAACGACGCACAAGGCTTGCCGCCTGCGGCACTGAGCGCAATCTACAAGGCCGATGCGCAAAAATTGCCGGCTTACGTGGGTGTGGATCTGGGCGATGCGGGCTATGCGGTATATCGCGTGAATGCCGTGGTGCCGGGTGCACCGATCGACCCGCAGCGTCTGGTCGCCGCGCAACAGCAGATTGCTCAGGCCGAGGCGCAGTCCGAGGTTGAAGCCTATGTCCAGGCGTTGCGCGCCCGCTCGAAGGTCAAGTTCTATGGCTCGCTGGATAGCGCGCAAGCGGGCGGCGACTAA